The Pagrus major chromosome 17, Pma_NU_1.0 genome includes a region encoding these proteins:
- the dnali1 gene encoding axonemal dynein light intermediate polypeptide 1 produces MIPPAESLLKYENPLLITKSTDGKSRKGRPLRVNPQQPADSSPVPPPPKPKSPSAEASKQENEEILNAILPPRTWMEDDQLWVQQVSSAPCTRADVIHLEELLDTKLQQRQARVTGICPVRRELYSQCFDELIRQVTINCAERGLLLLRVRDEIQMTIAAYQTLYESSVAFGMRKALQAEQGKADMEQRISDLENEIQDLKKQLNEQKARCDATEKREKEKRQVEEKKHAEEIQFLKRTNQQLKTQLEGIITPKK; encoded by the exons atgattccACCGGCCGAATCTCTCCTGAAATACGAAAACCCATTGTTGATCACCAAAAGCACAGACGGAAAATCACGAAAG GGGCGCCCTCTGAGAGTGAACCCTCAGCAGCCTGCTGACTCTAGCCCCGTTCCACCACCGCCTAAACCAAAATCCCCTTCTGCTGAGGCCAGCAAGCAGGAAAACGAGGAGATCCTGAATGCCATCCTTCCACCCAG GACATGGATGGAGGATGACCAGCTGTGGGTGCAACAAGTGTCCAGTGCACCTTGCACCAGAGCAGATGTTATTcacctggaggagctgctggacaCAAAGCTGCAGCAAAGGCAGGCCAGGGTAACAGGAATCTGCCCCGTCCGCAGGGAGCTCTATTCCCAGTGCTTTG ATGAGCTGATCAGACAGGTGACCATCAACTGCGCTGAGAGGGGCCTGCTGCTGTTGCGGGTCAGAGATGAGATTCAAATGACTATTGCTGCCTACCAGACACTGTATGAAAGCAGTGTGGCTTTCGGCATGAGGAAAGCACTGCAGGCCGAGCAGGGCAAGGCTGACATGGAGCAAAGA ATTTCTGATCTGGAGAATGAAATACAAGACCTAAAGAAGCAACTGAACGAGCAGAAAGCTAGATGTGATGCtactgaaaagagagaaaaggaaaagcgACAGGTGGAGGAAAAGAAGCATGCCGAAGAGATTCAGTTCCTGAAGAGAACCAACCAGCAGCTCAAG ACCCAGCTCGAAGGCATCATTACGCCAAAGAAGTAA
- the snip1 gene encoding smad nuclear-interacting protein 1 produces the protein MTKEKRHRRRESPERESKVKIKQEKLSPVRPQTSRRSRSRSSGTSSPQRRRTSRSPARTRDRSPGRRETSPARRSSRSPRNRRSPHRGADVRIKREREEHRGSGDERRRRNDQPEERRSRWESDRPRERDRGGDRHRERDALTSQQAERQQHDERRRENRQRREETQDQDFGRSDGGGNDDASPPVDKEKPNFELSGALTEDTNTFRGVVIKYNEPPEARIPKRRWRLYPFKNDEPLPVMYIHRQSAYLLGRQRKIADIPIDHPSCSKQHAVFQYRLVEFTRADGTPGRRVRPYIIDLGSGNGTYLNNKRIDAQRYYELKEKDVIKFGFSSREYVLLHEFSDTTEVDAKPEEGEEEEDEGLDE, from the exons ATGACCAAAGAAAAGCGACACAGGAGGAGAGAATCTCCGGAGCGGGAGTCCAAAGTGAAGATAAAGCAGGAGAAACTGAGCCCTGTTAGGCCACAGACATCACGCCGCTCGAGGTCCAGATCCAGCGGCACCTCAagtccacagaggaggagaacgaGCAg ATCGCCGGCCAGGACGAGGGACCGTTCACCAGGTAGAAGAGAGACCTCTCCCGCCAGGCGAAGCAGCAGATCGCCCAGGAACAGGAGAAGTCCCCATCGTGGAGCTGATGTCAGAATAAAGCGG GAGCGAGAGGAGCATCGGGGTAGTGGTGATGAGCGGAGGAGACGAAACGACCAGCCAGAGGAGAGGCGGAGCAGGTGGGAATCAGACAGGCCTCGGGAGAGAGACCGCGGcggagacagacacagagagcgAGACGCCCTGACCTCCCAACAAGCTGAGAGACAGCAGCACGATGAACGCCGCCGGGAAAATCGTCAGCGGCGCGAAGAAACCCAGGACCAGGATTTCGGACGGTCTGACGGAGGGGGCAACGACGACGCGTCCCCTCCTGTCGACAAAGAGAAACCCAACTTCGAACTGTCGGGGGCTCTGAcagaagacacaaacacattccgGGGGGTGGTGATCAAGTACAACGAGCCGCCCGAGGCTCGCATTCCCAAGCGCAGATGGCGACTGTACCCTTTCAAGAATGACGAACCCCTTCCGGTCATGTACATTCACAGACAGAGTGCCTATTTGTTGGGGCGGCAGAGAAAAATCGCTGACATCCCCATTGACCACCCATCCTGCTCCAAGCAACATGCAGTATTCCAGTACAG ACTGGTGGAGTTTACACGTGCTGACGGCACCCCTGGCCGCAGGGTAAGACCATACATTATTGACCTGGGTTCCGGCAACGGCACCTACCTGAACAACAAGCGCATAGACGCCCAGCGCTATTACGAGCTCAAAGAGAAAGACGTGATCAAGTTTGGCTTCAGCAGCCGCGAGTACGTCCTCCTGCACGAGTTCTCAGACACAACCGAGGTGGACGCCAAGCCTGAAgaaggggaagaggaagaggacgagggTCTTGATGAGTAA